Within the Salvia hispanica cultivar TCC Black 2014 chromosome 4, UniMelb_Shisp_WGS_1.0, whole genome shotgun sequence genome, the region ATAGTGCGGGCGTGTCACCCGATACTTTAGCGTATAATTCGATAATTAAGGGGCTATGCGAGATGAGTAGATGGAATGAGGTCGAGAACATGTTAAAGAAGATGGTGGCGAGTAAGGTGTACCCGGATTTGAATACGTACAATATGTTAGTGGATGCTCATTGCAAAGAGGGGAGGGTGGAAGCAGCTGAGCATGTTATGAAGAATATGAATGTTGAACCTGACATTGTGACGTATAATTCGTTGATTCATGGATATTGTTTGAATGGTAGAATGAATGAAGCCGGAAGCATAGTGGAAATTGCATTGAAATCGGGGATCAAGCCTAGTATTGTAACGTATAACACCTTGATGAACGGGCATTGCAAAAAGGGGGGAGTGGGTGAAGTCTTCCGTCTTTTTATGGAAATCCAAGCGCAAGGGCTTGAGCGCGACGTGGTTTCTTACAACATAATGTTGGATGCCTTGTGCAAGTCGCGTCGTATCACTGAAGCATTTTCGGTGTTCAATACAATGGAAGTTGAAGGCGTTGTTCCTGATATAGTCACTTATAGTGTTCTCATTGAGGGATTGTGCAGTGCTCATTGCTTTGCTAAAGCTTTTTCTGTCTTGAATAAGATAGAGGACACAGGTATCGATTTCGACACTGTAATATATAACACTCTAATTAAGGGATTGTGCAGTGCTCATTGTTTTGACGAAGCCTTTTCTGTCTTGCGTAAGATAGAACACAAAGGTCTCGATCCCGACATTTTTACATATAACATTTTGATTAACGGATTGTGCAAGGATGGAAAGGTTAAACAGGCGAAGGATTTGTTCAGTGTGCTTCCATCCCCCGACGTTATAACCTATAATATTCTCATTGGTGCACTTTGCAAAGAAGGGGAGATGGAAGAGGCTAAGGttttgatgaagaagatggTTTACAACAACTGTTTGCCTGATAGAATAACGTGCAATGTTTTGGTTCGTGGTCTTCTGAAAAATAACATGATACACGATGCGATTCAACTGTTGGAAGAGATGGATTCGAGGGGATTCACAATTGATGCCACCACTTTATCAATGATGGAAAGCCGAGGTAATGTTCTTCTCACCCAAGCATCACCAACACTGAAATTATTCATATTGCATTCATCGTATTCACAATTGAAAAGATCAAAAGAActcatttgaatttgaattttatatacGATTCCAGGAATTAAATCTGTGAGGCAGAGTGTCAAGAGAGAATCAAGATACCAGGATGACaaatagagagagaggtaTGAGTTTAATGATTTGATAATTTCGTCTGTGATATTTGTTCGTGATCATCATCTCATATTTGATGAACTCCTACATCATTTCTCAGGGTGGAAAGACATGGGAAAATGAGGTGGAAGTGGTTGAAGAATGAAGCTTGATAAAGGCTACATCTCCATACTTCGTTACTGAccacaaaaaccaaaaacgtGTAAGCTACTCGACTTTTCTGATTAGAAAATATGTGTTACTCACAGCTGAGGCACATTCTTTAGAGGAGTAAAGATCATCTGTGAACTtgaatgaattttttcatcatCTGTGTAGGTGGTCATCGAAGTTGAACAGTAATCTTGTTTGTGCGACAATTGTGATTCCAATTTTGAAAGGTTTATCATGATTTTCATGTCAAGTGAAGGCATTATTTTTCTGCAGGTGTAGGTAGTAGTATCATTAGTACTGGTTAAATGAATCCTTGTTACATTCTGCATT harbors:
- the LOC125219708 gene encoding pentatricopeptide repeat-containing protein At5g16640, mitochondrial-like yields the protein MWLGRVSSKSSSKFSTFSIPYHPFLVPRFNSDNVSHQARHFSGNPDDAIALFDRMLRTLPPPSVFAFNKLLTALVKKEQYFVALYLFDEMLQRDIPENLCTLNIAIDCYSRLKRPELGFSILGSVLKRGYEPDVVTFNTLIKGLLLVGKNLEAANLLKRLFTESLCKLTDESSSLSVISRLCEPDMLSLLKRGWRKARVYDYYAVIVDAMDSAGVSPDTLAYNSIIKGLCEMSRWNEVENMLKKMVASKVYPDLNTYNMLVDAHCKEGRVEAAEHVMKNMNVEPDIVTYNSLIHGYCLNGRMNEAGSIVEIALKSGIKPSIVTYNTLMNGHCKKGGVGEVFRLFMEIQAQGLERDVVSYNIMLDALCKSRRITEAFSVFNTMEVEGVVPDIVTYSVLIEGLCSAHCFAKAFSVLNKIEDTGIDFDTVIYNTLIKGLCSAHCFDEAFSVLRKIEHKGLDPDIFTYNILINGLCKDGKVKQAKDLFSVLPSPDVITYNILIGALCKEGEMEEAKVLMKKMVYNNCLPDRITCNVLVRGLLKNNMIHDAIQLLEEMDSRGFTIDATTLSMMESRGIKSVRQSVKRESRYQDDK